Proteins found in one Amphiprion ocellaris isolate individual 3 ecotype Okinawa chromosome 22, ASM2253959v1, whole genome shotgun sequence genomic segment:
- the dcaf11 gene encoding DDB1- and CUL4-associated factor 11 yields the protein MGSQSSSGMSGGRGSSSGNPAEQSEGAEPNQSSSSSRGRRTADRQQGDRQSASEEDVDLAEVLAYLLRRGQVRLVHGSGATGLQLVQSYSDSDEDSDGAWEGRLGDRYNPPVDTQPDTHEVDRSEIRTQILLATASSALKGRHSFTHMLTEREQGRCRGSSFSHGECSRIRTHFLPNYVSHKDTYQQKAFCGVYSEDGNMFLSACQDQNIRLYDTTRGRFHLRRTVKARDVGWSVLDVCFTPDAHHLLYSSWSDYIHLCSIDGDSENHTALDLNPDERRFCVFSLAASTDGKEILGGANDGCLYVFDLDQNKRTLKIDAHEDDVNAVAFADSSSQLLFSGSDDALCKVWDRRTLREDRPQPVGQLAGHRDGITFIHSKGDARYLISNSKDQSIKLWDVRKFSPKEGLAASRLAVTQQNWDYRWQQVPQRALKRHKLTGDTSVMTYRGHGVLHTLIRCRFSPEFSTGQRFIYSGCSTGKIIIYDVLSGTVVSRLSGHDACVRDVSWHPYEDNIISSSWDGAVRMWEHRQTHPLDEERD from the exons ATGGGCTCTCAGTCCAGTTCTGGGATGTCTGGTGGAAGGGGCTCTTCCAGTGGCAACCCAGCTGAGCAGTCTGAAGGAGCAGAACCGaaccagagcagcagcagcagccgagGCCGCAGGACGGCGGACCGGCAGCAGGGAGACAGACAGTCGGCATCAGAGGAGGACGTTGACTTAGCTGAAGTACTGGCTTACCTACTAAGGAG GGGCCAGGTCAGGCTGGTCCATGGCAGTGGAGCCACGGGGCTGCAGCTGGTCCAGTCCTACTCTGACTCCGATGAGGACAGTGATGGAGCATGGGAGGGACGGCTGGGTGACCGCTACAATCCACCGG TGGACACCCAACCCGACACGCACGAAGTGGATCGGAGTGAGATCCGAACTCAGATCCTGCTGGCCACTGCCTCCTCTGCCTTGAAAGGCCGTCACAGTTTCACCCACATGCTAACAGAG AGGGAGCAAGGCAGATGTAGAGGTTCCAGTTTTTCCCATGGAGAGTGCAGTCGTATCCGTACACA TTTCCTGCCAAACTATGTGTCCCACAAGGATACATACCAGCAGAAAGCCTTCTGCGGAGTGTACAGCGAGGATGGCAACATGTTCCTCTCTGCCTGCCAAG ACCAGAACATCCGCTTATATGACACCACTAGGGGACGATTTCACCTGCGGCGAACAGTGAAGGCCCGTGATGTGGGCTGGAGTGTATTGGACGTCTGTTTCACCCCCGACGCTCACCACTTGCTCTACTCCAGCTGGTCTGACTACA TTCATTTGTGCAGTATAGATGGAGACAGTGAAAACCACACCGCCCTGGACCTCAA TCCAGATGAGAGGAGGTTCTGTGTGTTCTCACTGGCTGCGTCCACAGATGGCAAAGAGATCCTGGGAGG AGCAAATGATGGCTGCCTTTACGTTTTTGATCTTGATCAGAACAAACGAACACTGAAG ATTGATGCACATGAGGACGACGTGAATGCGGTGGCGTTCGCCGACAGCTCGTCCCAGCTGCTCTTCTCTGGCAGTGACGACGCTTTGTGTAAGGTGTGGGACAGACGGACGCTGCGGGAGGACAGACCGCAGCCTGTCGGACAGCTGGCCGGCCACCGAGACGGCATCACCTTCATCCACAGCAAG GGGGATGCGCGCTATCTGATCAGCAACTCGAAGGACCAGTCCATCAAGCTCTGGGATGTCAGGAAGTTCTCACCCAAAGAGGGATTGGCAGCTTCCCGCCTGGCTGTCACCCAACAAAACTGGGATTACCGCTGGCAGCAGGTTCCCCAGAGAG CCCTGAAGAGACACAAGCTGACAGGCGACACCTCAGTGATGACATACCGGGGTCACGGGGTTCTGCACACCCTCATCCGCTGCCGTTTCTCTCCAGAGTTCAGCACTGGCCAGAGGTTCATCTACTCTGGCTGTTCCACCGGCAAAATCATCA TCTACGATGTGCTGAGCGGAACGGTGGTGTCCAGACTGTCGGGCCATGATGCTTGTGTGAGGGACGTCAGCTGGCACCCATATGAGGACAACATcatcagcagctct TGGGACGGAGCGGTGCGAATGTGGGAACACAGACAAACCCACCCTCTGGATGAGGAGAGAGACTga
- the thtpa gene encoding thiamine-triphosphatase, whose translation MSVEVERKFLCSADTLKTLEEMGVSAGQRQFHDQYFDTPKFDLTLRDLWLRKRKGCWELKCPTATSNGTTELSGVQSHAAALCTRYKEITDLTEIHLRVKEVIKDSCEVRETETSSSEGEESWLSNMNLVCFAEFTTVRRSFTLEEDGVQIDLDQADFGYHVGEIEVLIPEGGDVMSALEKIRKTAQKLGLTGDQKVEGKMNVYLKRNHPEHYATLLSAHVL comes from the exons ATGAGTGTGGAAGTGGAGAGAAAATTTTTATGCAGTGCTGACACCCTGAAAACCCTGGAGGAGATGGGGG TTAGTGCTGGCCAGAGACAGTTTCATGACCAGTATTTTGACACCCCAAAGTTTGACCTGACTTTGAGAGACTTGTGGCTGAGGAAACGCAAAGGATGCTGGGAGCTCAAGTGCCCGACAGCAACGTCCAACGGGACAACAGAGCTGAGTGGAGTACAATCTCACGCGGCAGCGCTGTGTACACGATACAAGGAGATAACCGATCTGACTGAAATCCACCTGAGAGTGAAAGAGGTCATAAAAGACTCATGTGAGGTCAGAGAGACGGAGACGAGCTCGTCAGAGGGAGAAGAATCTTGGCTGAGCAACATGAATCTGGTTTGCTTTGCAGAGTTTACAACAGTGCGGCGGTCATTCACTTTAGAGGAGGACGGGGTGCAGATAGATCTGGACCAAGCAGACTTCGGCTATCATGTGGGAGAGATAGAAGTCCTCATACCAGAGGGAGGAGATGTGATGTCAGCACTGGAGAAGATCAgaaaaacagctcaaaaactGG GCCTTACTGGAGATCAGAAAGTTGAAGGAAAAATGAACGTTTACCTTAAAAGAAATCACCCAGAGCACTATGCAACACTACTGAGTGCACATGTTTTGTAA